A genomic window from Methanobrevibacter sp. includes:
- a CDS encoding type I restriction endonuclease → MSSDTSEKGFQNDIIAYLTGTGYVKRTTNDYDVTSCLDVELVLNFIHATQPKAWKKFAKHNKSNAEVRFIMSLVRQIKKKGTIAVLREGFRDIAKFDLFYPRPNSTLNPELKAKFNKNIFSVVDELEYQNKDKGNRLDLVIFINGIPISTIELKNTFTQSVDNAVNQYKFTRDPREPLFKNCLVHFAMSNEEIKMTTKLNGAKTRFLPFNKGIENPEVKDDYNTSYLYTEILQKNQLSRLINNFIFEEDETVIFPRFHQLDCVNMLLDKPEPGHNYLIQHSAGSGKTKTIAWLAHGLLNKFDDNNKRIYDMVIVISDRKVIDAQLQDQVKAIERKQGVVEKIDKDSKQLAEAIKSGTNIVVTTLHKFSYILDKIEDVEDRNYAIIVDEAHSSQSGSHAKHLREGLTNAEADKDTLDEAEDEYDEALLDEMEKRRNTPNLSFFAFTATPKARTLEMFGEKDAEFGDFRPHHLYSMKQAIKEGFILDVLENYLTYPTYFKLVKTVEDDPEFDEDKAKRVLRRFVELHPHAIKEKTEIMLDHFMNSTIHKIKGKAKAMLVTGSRKEAVLYKLEFDRQIKARNLPIKTLAAFTGTIKQDTIEYTEANINDTNKSVKEAFKSDEYKILIVANKFQTGFDQPLLHTMYINKMLRGVAAVQTLSRANRIAPHKDDTLILDFVNDTDTIRESFEPYYGQTSLEKETDYHILYDLMEEIYKGMIFDEEEVEEFVKAYQKGVHQSKLHNLLEEPVKRFKRISDDKDKLLFKKLLRRYQSLYSFMAQLLPFSDLSLEKLYIYIKFLNRLLPGQVPDIIRGLLDDVDMDSYKIDTRDEGGSIILNDGEGELTGISGGIPSVFNDKEKTRLSQILEALNEAFATDFTDEDSLFVTQIANHIMSDEGFITKVKSNPRENVAAIFGNIFEDELVTIYESNDTFYNKINNNPELKERLKNDLLDFVYEETGEQT, encoded by the coding sequence ATGAGTTCAGACACTTCTGAAAAAGGCTTCCAAAATGATATTATTGCTTATCTTACTGGCACAGGTTATGTGAAAAGAACAACTAATGATTATGATGTTACTTCTTGTTTGGATGTTGAATTGGTTTTGAATTTTATTCATGCCACTCAACCTAAGGCATGGAAGAAGTTTGCGAAGCATAATAAGTCTAATGCTGAAGTGAGATTTATCATGTCTTTGGTTAGACAGATTAAGAAGAAAGGAACTATTGCTGTTTTGAGAGAAGGATTCCGTGATATTGCTAAATTTGATTTGTTTTATCCAAGACCTAACAGCACTCTTAACCCTGAATTGAAAGCCAAATTCAATAAAAATATTTTTTCTGTTGTTGATGAGTTGGAATATCAAAACAAGGATAAAGGTAATCGTTTGGATTTGGTTATATTTATTAATGGTATCCCCATATCAACTATTGAATTGAAAAATACTTTTACCCAAAGTGTTGACAATGCTGTTAACCAGTATAAGTTTACTCGTGACCCTCGTGAACCCTTATTCAAGAATTGTTTAGTGCATTTTGCTATGAGCAATGAAGAAATAAAGATGACCACTAAACTTAATGGCGCTAAAACAAGATTTTTACCATTTAACAAAGGAATTGAAAACCCTGAAGTAAAAGATGATTATAATACTTCTTACTTATATACGGAAATACTTCAAAAGAACCAATTATCACGTTTGATTAATAATTTTATATTTGAAGAAGACGAAACTGTAATCTTTCCTCGTTTCCATCAATTAGATTGTGTCAACATGCTGTTAGATAAGCCAGAACCTGGCCACAACTATCTCATCCAGCATAGTGCGGGATCAGGTAAAACCAAAACAATTGCATGGTTAGCACATGGATTACTAAACAAATTCGATGACAACAACAAAAGGATTTATGATATGGTTATTGTAATATCCGATCGTAAAGTTATTGATGCTCAATTACAAGACCAAGTTAAAGCTATTGAAAGAAAGCAAGGTGTTGTTGAAAAGATTGACAAAGACTCCAAGCAGTTAGCTGAAGCTATTAAATCTGGAACTAATATTGTGGTTACTACATTACATAAGTTTTCATATATTTTGGATAAGATTGAAGATGTTGAAGACCGCAATTATGCAATTATTGTTGATGAAGCTCATTCTTCTCAATCAGGTTCTCATGCAAAGCATTTACGTGAAGGTTTAACTAATGCTGAAGCAGACAAAGATACTTTAGATGAAGCTGAAGATGAATACGATGAAGCACTCTTAGATGAAATGGAAAAAAGAAGAAACACTCCTAACCTATCTTTCTTTGCATTCACTGCTACTCCAAAAGCTAGAACTTTGGAAATGTTTGGTGAAAAAGATGCTGAATTTGGTGATTTTAGACCTCATCATTTATACAGCATGAAACAAGCAATTAAAGAAGGTTTCATCCTTGACGTGTTGGAAAATTACTTAACGTATCCTACTTATTTCAAATTAGTGAAAACTGTTGAAGATGATCCAGAATTCGATGAGGATAAAGCAAAAAGGGTACTGCGAAGATTTGTTGAGTTGCATCCTCATGCAATTAAAGAAAAAACTGAAATAATGTTGGATCACTTTATGAACTCAACTATCCATAAAATCAAAGGTAAAGCAAAAGCTATGCTTGTTACTGGCAGTAGGAAAGAAGCGGTTTTATATAAATTGGAATTTGACAGACAAATTAAAGCCAGAAACTTGCCGATAAAAACATTGGCAGCATTCACAGGAACAATCAAACAGGACACAATAGAGTACACTGAAGCCAACATTAACGATACTAATAAATCTGTAAAAGAAGCGTTCAAAAGTGACGAATACAAGATTCTCATTGTTGCTAACAAGTTCCAAACTGGTTTTGACCAACCGTTATTACATACAATGTATATTAATAAGATGCTTAGAGGCGTTGCAGCAGTTCAAACATTGAGTCGTGCAAATAGAATTGCACCACACAAAGACGATACATTAATTTTGGACTTCGTTAATGATACTGACACAATTCGTGAATCATTTGAGCCATATTATGGTCAAACATCACTTGAAAAAGAAACAGACTATCATATCCTTTATGATTTAATGGAAGAAATTTACAAAGGAATGATATTTGACGAAGAAGAAGTTGAAGAGTTTGTAAAAGCATATCAAAAAGGTGTTCATCAATCCAAGTTACATAACCTTTTGGAAGAACCTGTCAAAAGATTTAAAAGAATATCTGATGACAAAGACAAACTCTTATTCAAAAAATTACTTAGGCGATATCAAAGTTTGTATTCTTTTATGGCTCAGTTATTGCCATTTAGTGATTTAAGCTTGGAGAAACTTTACATTTACATCAAATTCTTAAACAGATTACTGCCAGGTCAGGTGCCTGACATAATTCGAGGATTACTTGATGATGTTGACATGGATTCCTATAAGATTGATACTCGTGACGAAGGCGGATCTATAATTCTTAATGATGGTGAAGGAGAATTAACTGGAATTAGTGGCGGAATTCCAAGTGTGTTTAATGATAAAGAAAAAACAAGATTGTCACAGATATTGGAAGCATTAAACGAAGCATTTGCTACTGACTTTACAGATGAAGACAGTTTATTCGTAACACAAATCGCTAATCACATAATGTCTGATGAGGGTTTCATAACTAAAGTAAAAAGTAATCCACGCGAAAATGTTGCAGCTATATTCGGCAATATCTTTGAAGATGAACTTGTAACAATTTATGAAAGCAATGATACTTTTTACAACAAGATTAACAACAATCCAGAACTCAAAGAAAGATTGAAAAATGATTTGTTGGATTTTGTGTATGAAGAAACAGGTGAACAAACATGA
- a CDS encoding transcriptional regulator has protein sequence MDKETFEFIQRSSYRQRVLKALDEDVLMPTEIAERSNIKTNHVSKVLSELKSKDLIEIINPEMRKGRLYRLTNNGK, from the coding sequence ATGGATAAAGAAACGTTTGAATTCATTCAAAGGTCTTCGTACAGACAGAGGGTTTTAAAAGCTTTAGATGAGGATGTGCTGATGCCAACCGAAATTGCCGAGCGCAGCAACATCAAAACTAATCACGTGAGCAAGGTATTGTCAGAACTGAAAAGTAAAGATTTGATTGAGATAATCAATCCTGAAATGCGTAAAGGGAGACTTTATAGATTAACAAATAATGGTAAATAG
- a CDS encoding restriction endonuclease subunit S — MSYKTYDEYKESKMFWIDKIPSTWDTIKAKHCFNLSGGYAFKSDDFTEEGIPLVRIGDITNGTIDFNNCKRLPLEYATMMKEFLVESGDILIALTGATIGKIGQVPKTNEKILLNQRVGKLSSDSSNYYKYILSSDLIKKQINLIADGSAQENISNEDIGNFEIFDIDNGLKQQIANYLDKKTAKIDATIAKNEELIELLEEKRVALINQVVTKGLDSDVPMKDSGVEWIGEIPENWDVVLFKRLFNLIKDGTHGSFERVDDGEPLLSAKNIFNDKINISKTESCISKDNFLSIVSNGFPKKDDLLMTIVGTIGRSCVYDKEFPLAFQRSVSFIRLTYDNPYYYNYFIKSQIFQSQLLVKAKQSAQKGVYLNDIKECLVIRPPYEIQIEIAKYLQNRITKINETTSKIQDNINLLEEYKTSLIHHVVTGKIDVRGEEI, encoded by the coding sequence ATGAGTTACAAAACTTATGATGAATATAAAGAATCAAAAATGTTCTGGATTGATAAAATACCTTCTACATGGGACACTATTAAAGCTAAACATTGTTTCAATTTAAGTGGAGGATATGCATTTAAAAGTGATGATTTTACCGAAGAGGGTATTCCTTTAGTTAGAATAGGAGATATAACTAATGGTACAATAGATTTTAACAATTGTAAAAGGTTACCCTTAGAATATGCCACCATGATGAAAGAATTTTTGGTGGAATCTGGAGACATACTAATAGCACTAACTGGAGCAACAATTGGAAAAATTGGACAGGTGCCAAAAACTAACGAAAAAATACTATTAAATCAAAGAGTTGGAAAATTAAGTTCTGATTCATCTAATTACTATAAATATATTTTAAGTTCTGATTTGATTAAAAAACAAATAAATTTAATTGCAGATGGTTCTGCACAAGAGAACATAAGTAATGAAGATATTGGCAATTTTGAAATATTTGACATTGATAATGGATTAAAACAACAAATAGCTAACTACTTAGACAAAAAAACTGCTAAAATTGATGCAACTATTGCTAAAAATGAAGAACTTATCGAATTACTTGAGGAAAAAAGAGTTGCTTTAATTAATCAAGTAGTTACTAAAGGTTTAGATTCTGATGTGCCTATGAAAGATTCTGGTGTTGAATGGATTGGTGAAATTCCTGAAAACTGGGATGTTGTTTTATTCAAAAGACTTTTTAATCTTATTAAAGATGGAACTCATGGGTCTTTTGAACGTGTAGATGATGGAGAACCTTTGCTAAGTGCTAAGAATATCTTTAATGACAAAATCAACATATCGAAAACTGAAAGTTGCATAAGTAAAGATAATTTTCTATCTATTGTTTCTAATGGATTCCCTAAAAAAGATGATTTATTAATGACAATAGTTGGAACAATAGGAAGATCATGTGTTTATGATAAAGAATTCCCCTTAGCATTTCAAAGAAGTGTGTCATTCATAAGACTTACTTATGACAATCCCTATTATTATAATTATTTTATTAAATCACAAATATTCCAATCACAATTACTTGTTAAAGCTAAACAAAGTGCACAAAAAGGAGTTTACTTAAATGATATAAAAGAATGTTTAGTGATTAGACCTCCATATGAAATTCAAATTGAAATTGCAAAGTATTTGCAAAATAGAATTACAAAAATTAATGAAACCACATCTAAAATTCAAGATAACATTAATCTTCTTGAAGAGTATAAAACTTCTTTAATTCATCATGTAGTTACTGGCAAAATTGATGTTCGAGGTGAGGAAATATGA
- a CDS encoding DUF4011 domain-containing protein, with product MSYASLDLQNTIEGLRDSLLDMSLRNNLLNFRPRKKNIEIVDEDIASLYNILVVNEQKMKFLSNETLDEDALLDNTWDSNAELKDTHVDKFLQTKYDENELQKKLTHLYRDNKTVLEEQGYNDFYLALGFLEWKEIDYEEGIHKAPLVLVPMTIERTSISKPFTVNWNGDEVRSNLSLIYKLQEQGVEIPDFEEFESEQDLITYFKEIESIIANKPGWKISKDIFLSSFNFKKFVMFKDLNLDNWAGIENHPIKSLFYVDEHNFDSDNELDLNSMSSTEIYNVVDADSSQLAVLEEAKKGKNLVVEGPPGTGKSQTIVNLIAELMARGQTVLFVSEKKAALDVVKTRLDSVGLGEGCLELHGKNSNKKEFLNEIERTLKIDAVELSDESDFRHLDEIKDDLDEYVDKLHTIYEDTELTPFQLIGIYEYRSQELINNDQEILKLDIDDVSQLDKEKRGEIVRKLDEIVKYYDLISPVSDNVWRNTSPDNLSSPEVKELAEKLEELSNILTQFDELDTNIHELIGVDKINNLNIEPLISNSKILRPNLKLLRDSDDLEKLINDIATFQDKIGNTDLDVMDLDLDEMKNEIDTLLGNIDGLNINMEIVDKEDFKTISDDFKSNKNIIEESNLEQALTNPNLEAEFNEFKTKRNSFFKRLIDGNYKRIKNNFKSYYTTDVSDDQIESDFEKVITANNDLTKLRNKISAYSKSETNNDDKIVVESEKLLSWVSELDRIKSNLSSYQISVQNNTIKEKVNNLIELKALLQEIESMDDIGAYYFNDDWKSHKSNVRKLKEQLNNIQEFKKQYDSNYFNDTTIEFIESNQFDILDSYLNELSDVKTKIQKQYNDINSKLHFKNELAVTSMDVADVPEMKSNTDMLLEHIENLNDYRLFTKYCNEYADKYAKQLIEYIKADKIKSNMVTSLFYYNFSNIALKDIFTNDSVLDEFNSRLHEEKLSKFKKLDKNIIESNKYRVREVLGRNRPNMSIAAGPTSSLGILKREMGKKRKIKPIRRILTETSDIISYIKPCFMMSPLSIAQYLDPKIYESYFDYVIFDEASQVKIEDSIGAMLRGNRYIVMGDTKQLPPTTFFEKELDIDEDDDEESLTENIESILHLCKNTFETKMLKWHYRSRHESLISVSNQEFYNNELYVFPSPTKESEDLGLKFVYDPTTVYDRGGGTNNIKEAENVVEYAFDCFRKWGNSRSLGIGTFNLKQRNTIMDILEKKLKDHPDLEHFFNEDGEDGFFVKNLENIQGDERDIILISVGYGIDQNNRLSLSFGPLNKEGGERRLNVLITRAKKQCVVFCNFKSSLMHTTEKTPRGVEALKTFLYYAENGEFPENYHTGDDFDSPFEEAVYNFLTDEGYTVEKQVGCAGYKIDLAIVDKDDSNRYILGIECDGATYHSSPLARDRDRLRQEVLEGLGWKFHRIWSTDWYHVNQTAKERLLNAVEDAMKNKDNKMIAEKFESNYKPNVVVKTQEDKKQEELDKYFEEYENYYAYSPYPLTNVVGLVETEGPIHKEDIYDFMKVEMNRKATKSFKTEIDGYLLNAIRSNLIERDYEFYMPNNFDFDGMKVRRRDSPKIDRIHPKEIEKSIIYTLKLQYSSSEVDLIKSASTYLGFKSLRANVKEKFEIAIQDLLFDKTIKETNGTIELNQGNAKERPTDLIENVDNTITQKKPYKHSINLTEDIDNTITREKTYEHSTSLTDSRTEKKTNNNMTFTPAEIRKRYENINLQLINEGKIAGVEEIMDRVGVKYRIIEKNRLYEIFE from the coding sequence ATGAGTTACGCAAGTTTGGATTTACAAAACACGATTGAAGGTTTAAGAGATAGTCTTTTGGATATGAGTTTGAGAAATAACTTGTTGAATTTTAGACCTAGGAAAAAGAATATTGAAATCGTTGATGAAGACATTGCTTCTTTGTACAATATTCTTGTTGTTAACGAACAAAAGATGAAATTCCTATCTAACGAGACGCTTGATGAAGATGCATTGTTAGATAATACTTGGGATTCCAATGCTGAATTAAAAGATACTCATGTAGATAAATTTCTCCAAACAAAATATGATGAAAACGAATTACAAAAAAAATTAACCCATCTTTACCGTGACAATAAAACAGTTCTTGAAGAACAAGGTTACAATGATTTCTATTTGGCATTAGGTTTCTTGGAATGGAAAGAAATTGACTATGAAGAGGGTATTCATAAAGCTCCATTGGTTTTAGTTCCAATGACTATTGAAAGAACTTCCATTTCAAAACCATTTACTGTTAATTGGAATGGGGATGAGGTAAGGTCTAATTTATCATTGATATACAAGCTTCAAGAGCAAGGTGTTGAAATACCTGATTTTGAGGAATTTGAATCAGAACAAGATTTGATAACTTATTTTAAAGAGATAGAGTCCATTATAGCCAATAAACCTGGTTGGAAAATATCTAAAGATATTTTTTTATCTAGTTTTAATTTTAAAAAGTTTGTAATGTTTAAAGACTTGAATTTAGACAATTGGGCAGGAATAGAGAATCATCCGATTAAAAGTTTATTTTATGTTGATGAACATAATTTTGATTCAGATAATGAATTGGATTTAAATTCGATGAGTTCAACTGAAATATATAATGTTGTGGATGCTGATTCGTCTCAGCTTGCCGTTTTGGAAGAGGCAAAAAAAGGTAAAAATCTTGTTGTAGAGGGGCCTCCTGGAACTGGTAAATCTCAAACTATTGTTAATTTGATTGCAGAATTAATGGCAAGAGGACAAACAGTATTATTTGTAAGTGAAAAGAAAGCAGCATTAGATGTTGTAAAAACAAGATTAGATAGTGTTGGCTTAGGTGAAGGATGCTTAGAACTTCATGGTAAAAATTCCAACAAAAAAGAGTTCTTAAATGAAATAGAACGTACCTTGAAGATTGATGCTGTAGAACTTTCAGATGAAAGTGATTTCAGACATTTAGATGAAATAAAAGATGATTTAGACGAATATGTTGACAAATTGCATACCATATATGAGGATACTGAGTTGACTCCATTTCAGTTAATTGGAATATATGAATATCGCAGTCAAGAATTAATTAATAATGACCAAGAGATACTGAAATTAGATATTGACGATGTTTCACAGTTAGATAAAGAAAAAAGAGGAGAGATAGTTAGAAAATTGGATGAAATCGTCAAATATTATGATTTGATATCACCTGTTTCAGATAATGTATGGAGAAATACTTCACCTGATAATTTAAGTTCACCAGAGGTCAAAGAATTAGCTGAAAAGTTAGAAGAATTATCCAATATATTAACCCAATTTGATGAATTGGATACAAACATTCATGAATTAATTGGTGTTGATAAAATAAATAATCTAAATATCGAACCTTTAATATCCAACTCGAAAATACTTCGACCAAATTTAAAATTGCTAAGAGATAGTGACGATTTAGAAAAACTAATTAATGACATAGCCACATTCCAAGATAAAATTGGCAATACTGATTTGGATGTAATGGATTTAGATTTAGATGAAATGAAAAATGAAATTGACACATTATTAGGGAATATTGATGGCTTAAACATCAACATGGAAATCGTAGATAAAGAAGATTTCAAAACAATAAGTGATGATTTCAAATCAAACAAAAACATCATTGAGGAATCCAATTTAGAACAAGCCCTTACAAATCCAAATCTTGAAGCAGAATTCAATGAATTCAAAACTAAAAGGAACTCTTTCTTCAAACGATTAATTGACGGCAATTACAAAAGAATCAAAAACAACTTTAAAAGTTATTACACCACAGATGTAAGTGATGATCAAATTGAAAGTGATTTTGAAAAAGTTATCACTGCCAATAATGATTTAACTAAACTAAGAAACAAGATATCAGCATATTCCAAATCAGAAACTAACAATGATGATAAAATTGTTGTAGAATCTGAAAAGCTATTGTCATGGGTTTCTGAATTAGACAGAATCAAATCCAATTTATCTTCATATCAGATTTCAGTACAAAATAACACAATTAAAGAGAAAGTCAACAACCTCATTGAACTAAAAGCACTACTGCAAGAAATTGAAAGTATGGACGATATTGGTGCATACTACTTCAATGATGATTGGAAATCTCATAAGTCTAATGTCCGAAAACTCAAAGAACAATTAAACAATATTCAAGAATTCAAAAAACAATATGATTCCAACTATTTTAATGACACAACAATAGAATTCATTGAATCCAATCAATTTGACATATTAGATTCATATTTAAATGAACTTTCTGATGTTAAAACTAAAATCCAAAAGCAATATAATGACATTAACAGTAAATTACATTTTAAAAATGAACTTGCTGTAACTAGCATGGATGTTGCAGATGTCCCTGAAATGAAAAGCAATACTGATATGCTATTGGAACATATTGAAAACTTAAATGACTATAGGTTATTTACTAAGTATTGTAATGAATATGCTGATAAATACGCAAAACAATTAATCGAATACATCAAAGCAGATAAGATAAAATCAAATATGGTAACTAGTTTATTTTACTACAATTTCTCCAATATTGCTTTAAAAGATATATTCACCAATGATTCTGTATTGGATGAATTTAATTCCAGATTACATGAGGAAAAATTATCCAAATTCAAGAAATTAGATAAAAACATAATTGAATCCAATAAATATAGGGTTCGTGAAGTTTTAGGTAGGAACAGACCGAACATGTCAATTGCTGCAGGACCAACATCTAGTTTAGGCATATTAAAAAGAGAAATGGGTAAAAAAAGAAAAATCAAACCAATCAGAAGAATTTTAACAGAAACAAGCGACATCATCTCGTATATAAAACCTTGCTTTATGATGTCTCCACTGTCAATTGCACAATACTTAGATCCTAAAATATATGAATCTTACTTTGATTATGTTATTTTTGACGAAGCAAGTCAAGTAAAAATTGAAGATTCAATAGGTGCTATGCTAAGAGGTAACAGATATATCGTTATGGGAGACACAAAGCAATTGCCTCCAACAACATTCTTTGAAAAAGAATTAGACATTGATGAAGACGATGATGAAGAAAGCTTAACAGAAAACATTGAAAGTATTTTACACTTATGTAAAAACACATTTGAAACAAAAATGCTTAAATGGCACTACAGAAGTCGCCATGAGTCATTAATATCTGTTTCCAATCAAGAATTCTATAACAATGAGTTATATGTTTTCCCTTCACCTACAAAAGAATCAGAAGACCTTGGACTTAAATTTGTATATGATCCAACAACAGTCTATGACAGAGGCGGCGGAACAAACAACATTAAAGAAGCAGAAAATGTTGTAGAATATGCATTTGATTGCTTTAGAAAATGGGGAAACTCCAGAAGTTTAGGTATCGGAACATTCAACCTAAAACAAAGAAATACCATAATGGACATATTAGAAAAGAAACTAAAAGACCATCCTGACTTAGAACACTTCTTCAATGAAGATGGTGAAGACGGTTTCTTTGTTAAAAACCTTGAAAACATACAAGGAGACGAAAGAGACATCATATTAATAAGTGTGGGTTATGGTATCGACCAAAATAATAGACTATCATTAAGCTTTGGACCTTTAAATAAAGAAGGTGGTGAAAGAAGACTAAATGTATTGATTACAAGAGCTAAAAAACAATGCGTTGTATTTTGTAACTTCAAATCTTCATTAATGCACACAACTGAAAAAACACCAAGAGGTGTAGAAGCACTCAAAACTTTCCTATACTATGCTGAAAATGGAGAATTCCCAGAAAACTACCATACAGGAGATGATTTCGACTCACCATTTGAAGAAGCAGTATACAACTTCTTAACTGATGAAGGATACACTGTTGAAAAGCAAGTCGGATGTGCAGGATACAAAATAGACCTGGCCATTGTTGATAAAGATGACTCAAACAGATATATCCTAGGAATTGAATGTGATGGTGCAACCTACCATTCATCACCATTAGCAAGAGACAGGGACAGGCTAAGACAAGAAGTTCTTGAAGGTCTAGGATGGAAATTCCATAGGATATGGTCTACCGATTGGTATCATGTCAATCAAACTGCAAAAGAAAGATTGCTAAATGCAGTAGAAGATGCAATGAAAAATAAAGATAACAAAATGATTGCTGAAAAGTTTGAAAGCAATTACAAACCAAATGTTGTTGTTAAAACACAAGAAGACAAAAAACAAGAAGAATTAGACAAGTATTTTGAGGAATATGAAAACTATTATGCGTATAGTCCTTATCCTTTAACAAATGTTGTTGGATTGGTAGAAACTGAAGGCCCTATCCATAAAGAGGATATTTATGACTTTATGAAAGTTGAAATGAATAGAAAAGCAACTAAAAGTTTTAAAACCGAAATCGATGGATATTTACTAAATGCAATCAGAAGTAATTTAATTGAACGAGACTATGAGTTTTATATGCCAAATAATTTCGATTTTGATGGAATGAAAGTTAGAAGGAGAGATTCTCCTAAAATTGATCGCATTCATCCAAAAGAAATTGAAAAATCAATTATTTACACATTAAAACTGCAATATTCCTCTTCTGAAGTTGATTTAATCAAATCTGCTTCAACATATTTAGGTTTTAAATCTCTACGAGCAAATGTCAAAGAAAAATTTGAAATTGCAATTCAAGATTTACTTTTCGATAAAACGATTAAAGAAACAAATGGAACTATTGAATTAAATCAAGGAAATGCTAAAGAACGACCCACAGATTTAATAGAAAATGTTGACAATACTATAACTCAGAAGAAACCTTATAAACACTCAATAAATTTAACAGAAGATATTGATAATACTATAACTAGGGAAAAAACTTACGAACACTCAACAAGTTTAACAGATAGTAGGACTGAGAAAAAGACGAATAATAACATGACATTTACTCCTGCAGAAATTAGAAAAAGATATGAAAATATAAATCTTCAATTAATAAATGAAGGTAAAATTGCAGGTGTAGAAGAAATAATGGATCGTGTTGGAGTAAAATATCGCATCATTGAAAAAAATAGGTTGTATGAAATTTTTGAGTAA
- a CDS encoding Ig-like domain-containing protein, whose amino-acid sequence MENKNIIIILIVIIVILAAAVGVMFSQQIAKEKSNLKIADKKINVGDSLVVVLTDSHGNPIENETISIKLTDNDGITIDEKITTNSKGKAKFKMEEKGNYSAECKFEGNDKYAQVSIADNITVKKATTELVSNDQTSTTTHASKYAPDGGIYPEYGPEVDAQGITKEYAIANDMHYLEITVDGDRPGEYVTVGGYTARDSNTGTYHT is encoded by the coding sequence ATGGAAAACAAAAATATAATCATAATACTGATTGTGATAATTGTTATTCTTGCTGCAGCTGTAGGTGTGATGTTTTCTCAGCAAATAGCAAAAGAAAAGTCAAATTTAAAAATTGCCGATAAAAAAATCAATGTCGGCGATTCATTGGTGGTTGTGTTGACTGACAGTCACGGAAATCCAATCGAAAATGAAACTATAAGCATTAAACTCACTGATAATGACGGAATAACAATTGATGAGAAAATAACAACCAACTCCAAAGGAAAAGCAAAATTCAAGATGGAAGAAAAGGGCAACTATTCTGCTGAATGTAAATTTGAGGGAAATGATAAATATGCACAGGTCTCCATTGCTGACAATATCACCGTTAAAAAGGCAACTACTGAATTAGTTAGTAATGATCAAACATCAACCACAACTCATGCAAGCAAATATGCTCCTGATGGTGGAATATATCCGGAATATGGGCCTGAAGTTGATGCTCAAGGCATAACCAAGGAGTATGCAATTGCAAATGATATGCATTATCTTGAAATTACAGTAGACGGTGACAGGCCTGGAGAGTATGTGACAGTTGGAGGGTACACAGCCCGTGATTCAAATACCGGAACATACCATACATGA